In Hyperolius riggenbachi isolate aHypRig1 chromosome 10, aHypRig1.pri, whole genome shotgun sequence, a genomic segment contains:
- the LOC137534664 gene encoding oocyte zinc finger protein XlCOF6-like: MDRMWGTPRRDILSHLRIIMQKIMVSHNILQEEIPLLVIHITDFTKKERSPDPSNAEESSDRSLPVTPNIQSRSHTTDRSIDPSNPEESSSDKYLDVREGGEKRFQCPECSKCFRKNSLLVAHQRTHTGERPFPCAECGKCFAQKGALFTHKVTHTGERPFSCSVCGKCFTEKGVLLTHQRIHTGERPFSCSECGKCFTYKGNLLMHQKRHAGERDFSCSVCGKCFIRKGDLLTHQRRHTGERPFSCSQCGKRFFTKEDLRTHQRGHTGERPFSCSDCGKCFSDKSALLAHQKIHKNMRPFVCLECGKSFRYKRSLVMHQMKHTGKCPFSCSENGNFFSDKDAPGINSRSHTGECHFSCSECGKWFFHKGHLLVHQRSHTGERPFPCSECGKCFTQKSSLLEHQRIHTGERPFSCPECCKGFTQKGHLLRHQKIHTGERPFSCTECGKGFTEKANLVKHQRSHTGERPYACSECGKCFTQKDYLLKHQQSHSSESACQAYNAGI, encoded by the coding sequence ATGGACAGGATGTGGGGAACACCTCGGAGGGACATCTTATCTCACCTCCGGATTATAATGCAGAAGATAATGGTGTCACACAATATTCTCCAGGAGGAAATTCCATTACTGGTAATACACATCACAGACTTTACCAAAAAAGAGAGATCACCAGATCCCTCTAATGCTGAGGAATCTTCTGACAGATCACTTCCTGTTACGCCAAATATCCAGTCAAGATCTCACACTACCGATAGATCAATAGATCCATCTAATCCTGAGGAATCTTCTTCCGATAAATATCTTGATGTTAGAGAGGGAGGTGAGAAGAGATTTCAATGTCCTGAATGTAGTAAATGCTTTAGAAAGAATTCCCTTCTTGTTGCccatcagagaactcacacaggtgagcggccatttccatgtgcagagtgtgggaaatgcttcgcTCAGAAAGGAGCTCTTTTTACACACAAAGTAACTCACACGGGCGAGCGTCCTTTTTCCTGTTCAgtttgtgggaaatgtttcactgaGAAAGGAGTCCTCCTTACCCACCAGAGAATTCATACAGGTGAAAGGCCCttttcttgttcagagtgtgggaaatgtttcacttaCAAGGGAAATCTCCTCATGCACCAGAAAAGACATGCAGGGGAGCGTGATTTCTCatgttcagtgtgtgggaaatgttttattcggaaaggagaccttctaacGCACCAGAGGAGGCACACGGGCGAGCGCCCTTTTTCATGTTCACAATGTGGGAAGCGGTTCTTCACCAAAGAAGACCTGCGAACACACCAGAGAGGTCACACTGGGGAGCGGCCATTTTCATgttctgactgtgggaaatgcttcaGTGATAAATCGGCCCTTCTTGCACACCAGAAAATCCACAAAAATATGCGTCCTTTTGTATGTTTGGAGTGTGGGAAGAGTTTCCGGTATAAGAGATCACTGGTTATGCACCAAATGAAGCACACGGGCAAGTGTCCCTTTTCATGTTCTGAGAATGGGAATTTTTTCAGTGACAAAGATGCCCCTGGTATAAACTCAAGAAGCCACACAGGTGAATGCCATTTTTCATGTTCCGAATGCGGTAAATGGTTCTTCCACAAAGGACACCTCCTGGTACACCAGAGAAGCCACACGGGTGAGCGGCCATTtccttgttcagagtgtgggaaatgtttcacccAGAAGAGTTCTCTTCTCGaacaccagagaattcacacaggggAGCGACCGTTCTCATGTCCAGAGTGCTGTAAAGGTTTCACCCAGAAAGGACACCTTCTtagacaccagaaaattcacacaggagagcgtcctttctcatgtacagagtgtgggaaaggtttcactGAGAAGGCAAACCTTGTTaaacaccagagaagtcacacaggcgagcgtccttatgcatgttcagagtgtgggaaatgtttcactcagAAAGACTACCTGCTTAAACACCAACAAAGTCATTCTAGTGAAAGTGCTTGTCAGGCTTACAATGCTGGAATATAA